The Panicum virgatum strain AP13 chromosome 5K, P.virgatum_v5, whole genome shotgun sequence genome has a window encoding:
- the LOC120709499 gene encoding protein DMP10-like: MCNAFLTATHLRMKYTNQRANNGIIPRSRIIFTNISSSRTDHITLRKPKDSSAITMASSSPPAIVIQMPSSQTNATAPPTPKGTDEPPTMPMAAESSAGTTTDKVMATASNLAQLLPTGTVLAYQALSPSFTNHGNCSASNKWLTAVLVGVLAAFSLFFSFTDSVVGRDGKLYYGVATPHGFNVFNFSGEEEEREWALGELQKLRLRPLDYVHAFFTAVVFLTVAFSDVGLQRCFFNAGANTNELLKNLPLGTAFLSSFVFLIFPTKRKGIGYNDTTPRQKA; the protein is encoded by the coding sequence ATGTGCAACGCCTTCCTCACAGCCACACACCTACGAATGAAGTATACAAATCAACGCGCCAACAATGGAATTATTCCACGATCCAGGATTATATTCACCAATATAAGCAGCTCAAGAACGGACCATATCACTCTGAGAAAACCAAAGGATAGTAGTGCTATAACGATGGCATCGTCTTCTCCTCCGGCCATCGTGATCCAGATGCCTTCTTCGCAGACCAACGCGACAGCACCGCCGACACCTAAGGGAACCGATGAACCCCCAACCATGCCGATGGCGGCAGAGAGCTCCGCCGGAACAACGACAGACAAGGTGATGGCGACCGCGTCCAACCTGGCGCAGCTCCTGCCGACGGGCACGGTGCTGGCGTACCAGGCGCTGTCCCCGTCCTTCACCAACCACGGCAACTGCAGCGCCTCCAACAAGTGGCTCACGGCCGTGCTGGTCGGCGTCCTTGCCgccttctccctcttcttctccttcaccgACAGCGTCGTCGGCCGCGACGGCAAGCTCTACTACGGCGTGGCCACGCCTCACGGGTTCAACGTGTTCAACTTCtctggggaggaggaagagagggagtGGGCGCTCGGCGAGCTCCAGAAGCTCCGGCTTCGCCCCCTGGACTACGTGCACGCCTTCTTCACCGCCGTGGTGTTCCTCACCGTGGCGTTCAGCGACGTCGGGCTGCAGAGGTGCTTCTTTAACGCTGGTGCCAACACCAACGAGCTCCTGAAGAATCTGCCTCTGGGGACGGCGTTCCTGTCGAGCTtcgtcttcttgatcttcccgaCCAAAAGGAAGGGCATCGGATACAACGACACAACTCCTCGTCAGAAGGCATGA